A single region of the Paraburkholderia sprentiae WSM5005 genome encodes:
- a CDS encoding tautomerase family protein gives MPHVIVKAWPGKTEDQKRRLAEAITRDVMQILGYGEQSVSVGFEEIPSDRWKEEVYRPDIEERSQTIYKKPGYRM, from the coding sequence ATGCCCCATGTCATCGTGAAAGCCTGGCCCGGAAAGACGGAGGACCAGAAGCGACGTCTGGCCGAGGCCATCACCCGTGATGTGATGCAGATCCTTGGCTACGGCGAGCAATCCGTTTCAGTCGGCTTTGAGGAAATCCCGTCTGACCGATGGAAGGAGGAAGTCTATCGGCCGGACATTGAGGAGCGTTCTCAAACGATCTACAAGAAACCCGGGTACAGGATGTAA
- a CDS encoding LysR family transcriptional regulator yields the protein MKEDLNDLVGFMNVARERNFTRAAAQLGVSQSALSRTVAGLEKRMGLQLLTRTTRSVSLTEVGERLLAAIAPRFQEIEAELDSLRAMTSRPGGTVRITTTDYAANSYVWPRLQPLLRQYPNLKIELVNDYGLADIVADRYDIGVRLGDQVAKDMVAVRIAPDMTMAIVGSPGYLQSTAPARKPQDLTLHNCINLRLPTRDSLLPWELQKGRRELQVRVEGQLTFNNVYQMLDAALEGFGLAYVPKDLAEVHVRAGRLRWVLEDWFPTFVGHHVYYPGRRRSSRAVELVVDALKSGYKRRAQ from the coding sequence TTGAAAGAGGATTTGAACGACCTAGTCGGCTTCATGAACGTCGCGCGTGAGCGCAACTTCACGCGGGCGGCCGCTCAACTGGGCGTCTCGCAGTCGGCCTTGAGCCGTACGGTTGCCGGCCTCGAAAAGCGGATGGGCCTTCAATTGCTGACGCGCACTACCCGCAGTGTCTCCTTGACGGAGGTAGGCGAACGGCTACTGGCGGCGATTGCCCCGCGTTTCCAGGAAATCGAAGCGGAGCTTGATTCCTTGCGCGCGATGACAAGCCGCCCGGGCGGAACCGTCCGAATCACGACCACCGATTACGCGGCAAACTCGTATGTTTGGCCGCGTCTGCAACCGTTGCTGCGCCAGTACCCCAACCTGAAGATCGAATTGGTCAATGACTACGGGTTGGCGGACATCGTCGCCGATCGGTACGACATCGGCGTGCGGCTAGGCGACCAGGTGGCCAAAGACATGGTTGCGGTGCGAATCGCGCCTGACATGACGATGGCAATCGTGGGCTCTCCAGGGTACCTGCAATCGACCGCACCTGCCAGGAAGCCGCAGGATCTGACGCTGCACAACTGCATTAATCTGAGACTGCCAACGCGAGATTCACTGCTGCCTTGGGAATTACAGAAGGGCCGCCGAGAACTGCAGGTGCGGGTCGAAGGCCAGCTCACGTTCAATAATGTCTACCAGATGTTGGACGCGGCACTCGAAGGGTTTGGGCTCGCGTACGTGCCCAAAGACCTGGCCGAGGTGCATGTCCGGGCAGGGCGTCTGCGTTGGGTGCTGGAAGACTGGTTTCCCACGTTCGTTGGGCATCACGTCTATTATCCGGGTCGCCGCAGATCATCCCGAGCAGTCGAGCTTGTCGTCGACGCATTGAAGAGCGGCTATAAGCGTCGAGCGCAGTGA
- a CDS encoding cytochrome c oxidase subunit 3 family protein, translating to MSALFALAALSGCSSLLWGTQQAPIVEATVMPVEPASAPVAASAPEPVETEANEGPEQPKKPKKPVVKPRKVEPPPPIVVPAPPPPPPPPPLIVLRTIERSDARALLDSQVQKPDGKVVGRAVDLIADAAGKPREMVVNLQGFLGVGDRKVNFQWGAFHFTPSAKGPPITLNATAVPISANKLSPLELPLLDSTVERANGAKVGRVVDVLIDGNAQPQAIVLDVSGMVSTDRRTIAANWSALRFVTRDKELHPQIDLSDAQINAAPAYASDKPIRAVSPAPPAAPAATAPPAASTAVAVSNARAVR from the coding sequence ATGTCCGCGCTGTTCGCGCTCGCCGCGCTGTCCGGTTGCAGCAGCCTGCTGTGGGGTACGCAGCAGGCGCCGATCGTCGAGGCGACGGTGATGCCGGTCGAGCCGGCGAGCGCGCCGGTCGCCGCGTCCGCGCCTGAACCGGTCGAGACCGAGGCGAACGAAGGGCCCGAGCAGCCGAAGAAACCGAAGAAGCCGGTGGTGAAGCCGCGCAAGGTCGAGCCGCCGCCGCCGATCGTCGTGCCCGCCCCGCCGCCGCCCCCGCCGCCGCCGCCGCTGATCGTGCTGCGCACGATCGAGCGCAGCGACGCGCGCGCGCTGCTCGACAGCCAGGTGCAGAAGCCCGACGGCAAGGTGGTCGGCCGCGCGGTCGACCTGATCGCCGACGCGGCCGGCAAGCCGCGCGAGATGGTCGTCAATCTGCAAGGCTTCCTCGGCGTCGGCGACCGCAAGGTGAACTTTCAGTGGGGCGCGTTCCACTTCACGCCGAGCGCGAAGGGTCCGCCGATCACGCTGAACGCGACAGCCGTGCCGATCAGCGCGAACAAGCTGAGCCCGCTGGAATTGCCGCTGCTCGATTCGACCGTCGAGCGCGCGAACGGCGCGAAGGTGGGTCGCGTAGTCGACGTGCTGATCGACGGCAACGCGCAGCCGCAGGCGATCGTGCTCGACGTGAGCGGCATGGTCAGCACCGACCGGCGCACGATCGCCGCGAACTGGTCGGCGCTGCGCTTCGTCACGCGCGACAAGGAACTGCATCCGCAGATCGATCTGAGCGACGCGCAGATCAACGCGGCACCGGCCTATGCGAGCGACAAGCCGATCCGCGCGGTGTCGCCGGCGCCACCTGCCGCGCCGGCGGCCACGGCGCCGCCGGCCGCGTCGACCGCGGTCGCGGTTTCCAACGCACGGGCGGTCCGATGA
- the bcsA gene encoding UDP-forming cellulose synthase catalytic subunit, with protein sequence MSARVSRLSRERVLDWLARGLGLPATRTPLDWFVRLFFQPPAPGKPDCARRWIRAAVLHFALQWGVLEPHRPRAWLWRAIVRAPRSASKSAAASVQALAGWIDRWLVPLWLLGRRGRERIDALLASLPWQRWGARLEDATQRVGRARWLLPLLAVGGVGLWAMIGSSPLQSGGQFEFFAVLVIVALIVRRLPGRMPVLILTTLALLAMMRYVWWRVTQTLSFQTPGEAILGYLLFGAEAYTWAILLLGFVQTAWPLKRAVASLPIDTSSWPSVDIYIPTYNEPMAVVRPTVFAAQGIDWPADKLRVYLLDDGRRDEFKAFAHACGIGYLTRDDNRHAKAGNINSALASTQGEYVAIFDCDHVPTRSFLQTTMGTFLRDARCAMVQTPHHFFSPDPFERNLGTFRRVPNEGNLFYGLVQSGNDLWNASFFCGSCAVLKRAALEEVGGIAVETVTEDAHTALKLHRRGYTTAYLPTVQAAGLATESLAGHIRQRTRWARGMAQIFRIDNPFLGRGLSFFQRLCYGNAMLHFFYGVPRLVFLTMPMAYLFFQMYFINASATTIAGFVLPYIVLANVANSRMQGKFRHSFWAEVYESVLAWYIALPTTIAFFSPKHGKFNVTDKGGRIGESHFDWSTSKPYLVLLALNTGALAAGVYRLMFGPGGETATILMNVFWTLYNLVMLGAAASVAREAKQVRVTHRIAMRAAATLLLADGTTLACATSDYSTGGLGLDVEPGLNLAPGDSLGVCLSRGDRQFHFPVHVSRCAGRHLGVRFDGLTLEQERQLVQCTFGRADAWLDWDAQTSEDAPLRGLKEVLAMGVEGYSRLWGGLARACETLLALDRTRY encoded by the coding sequence ATGAGCGCGCGGGTATCGCGCTTGTCGCGTGAGCGTGTGCTCGACTGGCTCGCGCGTGGGCTCGGCCTGCCCGCGACGCGCACGCCGCTCGACTGGTTCGTGCGCCTGTTCTTCCAGCCGCCCGCGCCCGGCAAGCCCGATTGCGCGCGCCGCTGGATTCGCGCGGCCGTGCTGCATTTCGCGCTGCAATGGGGCGTGCTCGAGCCGCATCGACCGCGCGCATGGTTGTGGCGTGCGATCGTGCGCGCGCCGCGCTCGGCGTCAAAGAGCGCTGCCGCGAGCGTCCAGGCGCTGGCCGGCTGGATCGACCGTTGGCTGGTGCCGCTATGGTTGCTCGGGCGACGCGGGCGCGAGCGCATCGACGCACTGCTGGCGAGCTTGCCGTGGCAGCGCTGGGGCGCGCGGCTCGAAGACGCGACACAGCGCGTCGGCCGTGCTCGCTGGCTGCTGCCGTTGCTGGCCGTCGGCGGTGTCGGCTTGTGGGCGATGATCGGCTCGTCGCCGCTGCAATCCGGCGGCCAGTTCGAATTCTTCGCGGTCCTCGTGATCGTCGCGCTGATCGTGCGACGCTTGCCGGGCCGCATGCCGGTGTTGATCCTGACGACGCTTGCGCTGCTCGCGATGATGCGCTACGTCTGGTGGCGCGTCACGCAGACCTTGTCGTTTCAGACGCCGGGCGAGGCGATCCTCGGCTATCTGCTGTTCGGCGCGGAGGCGTATACGTGGGCGATTCTGCTGCTCGGTTTCGTGCAGACCGCATGGCCGCTGAAACGCGCGGTCGCGAGTCTGCCCATCGACACGTCGAGCTGGCCGAGCGTCGACATCTATATTCCGACCTACAACGAGCCAATGGCCGTCGTGCGGCCGACCGTGTTCGCCGCGCAAGGCATCGACTGGCCCGCCGACAAACTGCGCGTGTATCTGCTCGACGACGGCCGCCGCGACGAATTCAAAGCGTTCGCGCACGCGTGCGGTATCGGCTATCTGACGCGCGACGACAACCGTCATGCGAAAGCCGGCAACATCAATAGCGCGCTCGCCAGCACGCAAGGCGAGTACGTCGCGATCTTCGATTGCGATCACGTGCCGACGCGCTCGTTCCTGCAAACGACGATGGGCACCTTCCTGCGCGACGCGCGCTGCGCGATGGTGCAGACGCCGCATCACTTCTTCTCGCCGGACCCGTTCGAGCGCAACCTCGGCACCTTCCGCCGCGTGCCCAACGAAGGCAACCTGTTCTACGGGCTCGTGCAGTCGGGCAACGATCTGTGGAACGCGTCGTTCTTCTGCGGCTCCTGCGCGGTCCTCAAACGCGCGGCGCTCGAAGAAGTGGGCGGCATCGCGGTGGAGACGGTCACCGAAGACGCGCACACCGCGCTCAAGCTGCACCGGCGCGGCTACACGACCGCCTATCTGCCGACCGTGCAGGCCGCCGGTCTCGCGACCGAAAGCCTCGCGGGCCATATTCGCCAGCGCACGCGCTGGGCGCGCGGGATGGCGCAGATTTTCCGCATCGATAATCCGTTCCTCGGACGCGGGCTGAGCTTTTTCCAGCGGCTCTGCTACGGCAACGCGATGCTGCATTTCTTCTACGGCGTACCGCGGCTCGTGTTTCTGACGATGCCGATGGCGTACCTGTTCTTCCAGATGTACTTCATCAACGCATCGGCCACGACGATCGCGGGATTCGTGCTGCCGTACATCGTGCTCGCGAACGTTGCGAACTCGCGCATGCAGGGCAAGTTCCGTCATTCGTTCTGGGCCGAAGTCTACGAGTCGGTGCTGGCGTGGTACATCGCGCTGCCGACCACGATCGCGTTCTTCAGCCCCAAGCACGGCAAGTTCAACGTGACCGACAAGGGCGGGCGCATCGGCGAAAGCCACTTCGACTGGTCGACCTCGAAGCCGTATCTGGTGCTGCTCGCGCTGAACACCGGCGCACTCGCCGCCGGCGTGTACCGGCTCATGTTCGGGCCGGGCGGCGAAACGGCGACGATCCTGATGAACGTGTTCTGGACGCTCTACAACCTCGTGATGCTCGGCGCGGCCGCGAGCGTCGCGCGCGAGGCGAAGCAGGTGCGCGTCACGCACCGGATCGCGATGCGTGCGGCGGCGACGCTGCTGCTCGCGGACGGCACGACGCTCGCGTGCGCGACCAGCGACTATTCGACCGGCGGCCTCGGTCTCGACGTCGAGCCGGGTCTGAATCTCGCGCCGGGGGACAGCCTCGGCGTGTGCCTGAGCCGCGGCGACCGCCAGTTCCATTTTCCGGTGCACGTGAGCCGTTGCGCAGGCCGGCACCTCGGCGTGCGCTTCGACGGCCTCACGCTCGAACAGGAGCGGCAACTCGTGCAATGCACGTTCGGCCGCGCCGACGCGTGGCTCGACTGGGACGCGCAAACGAGCGAGGATGCGCCGCTGCGCGGTTTGAAGGAAGTGCTCGCGATGGGCGTCGAAGGCTATTCGCGGCTGTGGGGCGGGCTTGCGCGTGCCTGCGAGACGCTGCTCGCGCTCGACCGCACCCGATATTGA
- the bcsG gene encoding cellulose biosynthesis protein BcsG has product MTLWNLYFILKLYLFAGGHLQPLWLANLGFALALVVSSTLRRRALRIVRNLLGLALGVPLMYHEANVPPFSRLTEEFGNLTTFSFGYWLELAQRFLPPMLLLATLGALVGYLIVNRWMRVTSFVLIALVAIPLWHEGGLVLAQWRDASARTAATSGANAGNNPLAAQPLDHNAALAAFRTQESQRQVSFGHLAADPNAQFDVIVLHICSLSWDDLDVAKARNHPLLSHFDYLFTNFSTAASYSGPAAIRVLRASCGQQAHADLYKNAPPQCYLLADLAQAGYTTQTMLNHDGHFDNFLELVHDNAGGPNVPLIPNTSVPVAMHAFDGSPIRDDYETLAAWYAQRASIAGPVALYYNTISLHDGNRLPNSSLTSIDSYPLRVNKLMSDFDRFADLIASSGRRAVIVFVPEHGAALRGDANQVAGLREIPTPRIVHGPVGVRIVGFNGNHGPTTVIDNPTSFLAVAQLLSNLVSNSPFKPGVSLSQYATNLPQTQMVGENEGTVTMKTASGYVVKTPDGVWVDGK; this is encoded by the coding sequence ATGACTCTGTGGAACCTGTACTTCATCCTCAAGCTGTATCTGTTCGCGGGCGGCCATCTGCAGCCGCTGTGGCTCGCCAACCTCGGCTTCGCGCTCGCGCTCGTCGTCAGCTCGACGCTGCGCCGGCGCGCGCTGCGCATCGTGCGCAACCTGCTCGGCCTCGCGCTCGGCGTGCCGCTGATGTACCACGAGGCAAACGTGCCGCCGTTCTCGCGTCTTACCGAGGAGTTCGGCAATCTGACGACGTTCAGCTTCGGCTACTGGCTCGAACTGGCGCAGCGCTTCTTGCCGCCGATGCTGCTGCTCGCCACGCTGGGCGCGCTCGTCGGCTATCTGATCGTGAATCGCTGGATGCGGGTTACGAGCTTCGTGCTGATCGCGCTGGTCGCGATTCCGTTGTGGCACGAGGGCGGGCTGGTGCTCGCGCAATGGCGTGACGCGTCGGCGCGTACCGCGGCGACGAGCGGCGCGAATGCAGGGAACAACCCGCTCGCCGCTCAGCCGCTCGACCATAACGCGGCGCTCGCCGCGTTCCGCACGCAGGAGTCGCAACGGCAGGTCAGCTTCGGCCATCTCGCCGCCGACCCTAACGCGCAGTTCGATGTGATCGTGCTGCATATCTGCTCGCTGTCGTGGGACGACCTCGATGTGGCGAAGGCTCGCAATCATCCGCTGCTCTCCCACTTCGACTATCTGTTCACGAACTTCAGCACCGCGGCGAGCTACAGCGGGCCGGCCGCGATTCGCGTGCTGCGCGCGAGCTGCGGTCAGCAGGCGCACGCGGACCTCTACAAAAACGCGCCGCCGCAGTGCTACCTGCTCGCCGATCTTGCACAGGCCGGCTACACGACGCAGACGATGCTGAACCATGACGGCCACTTCGACAACTTCCTGGAACTGGTCCACGACAACGCCGGCGGGCCGAACGTGCCGCTGATTCCGAACACGAGCGTGCCGGTCGCGATGCATGCGTTCGACGGCTCGCCGATCCGCGACGACTACGAGACGCTCGCCGCCTGGTACGCGCAGCGCGCGAGCATCGCGGGGCCGGTCGCGCTGTACTACAACACGATCAGCCTGCACGACGGCAACCGGCTGCCGAACAGCAGCCTGACGAGTATCGATTCGTATCCGCTGCGCGTGAACAAACTGATGAGCGACTTCGACCGCTTCGCCGATCTGATCGCGTCGTCGGGGCGGCGCGCGGTGATCGTGTTCGTGCCCGAGCACGGCGCGGCGCTGCGCGGCGACGCGAACCAGGTGGCGGGCCTGCGCGAGATTCCGACGCCGCGCATCGTGCATGGGCCGGTCGGCGTGCGCATCGTCGGTTTCAACGGAAATCATGGGCCGACCACGGTGATCGACAATCCGACGAGCTTCCTCGCGGTGGCGCAGCTGCTGTCGAACCTTGTGTCGAACAGTCCGTTCAAGCCGGGCGTGAGCTTGTCGCAGTACGCGACGAACCTGCCGCAAACGCAGATGGTCGGCGAAAACGAAGGGACCGTGACAATGAAGACCGCATCCGGCTATGTGGTGAAGACGCCGGACGGCGTGTGGGTGGACGGCAAATGA
- a CDS encoding LysR family transcriptional regulator ArgP, with product MLDYALLDALAAVVRHGSFDRAASELNVTPSAVSQRVKLLEERVGSVLVKRGQPCVATTSGALLCRHTERVQLLEAELNGRVPALPGALGQPWPALRVAVNDDSVGTWFIDAVAPFCVEREMLLDLVIDDQDYTAQRIRDGSVQGAITTQAEPVQGCRSTRLGRMRYLAVCSPGFFARYFADGVTRDSLRRTPCVDFNPKDQLQRRFMRRITRAELDPPLHWIPHVAGFLRACATSLGWGMCPERMIAGHLQRGELVEIAPGKPIDVDLYWQSWRLSIGWLDDFSAMLRKRAAEFLD from the coding sequence ATGCTCGATTACGCGTTGCTCGACGCGCTGGCCGCCGTGGTCCGTCACGGCTCGTTCGACCGCGCCGCGAGCGAGCTCAATGTCACGCCGTCGGCGGTGTCGCAGCGAGTCAAACTGCTCGAGGAGCGCGTCGGCAGTGTGCTCGTGAAGCGTGGCCAGCCGTGCGTCGCGACCACCTCGGGCGCGCTGCTGTGCCGCCATACCGAGCGTGTGCAATTGCTCGAAGCAGAGCTGAACGGCCGCGTGCCGGCGCTGCCCGGCGCGCTCGGGCAGCCGTGGCCGGCATTGCGCGTTGCGGTCAACGACGACAGCGTCGGCACCTGGTTCATCGACGCGGTCGCGCCGTTCTGCGTCGAACGCGAGATGCTGCTCGACCTCGTGATCGACGATCAGGACTACACCGCGCAGCGCATTCGCGACGGCAGCGTGCAGGGCGCGATCACGACGCAGGCCGAACCGGTGCAAGGCTGCCGCTCCACCCGGCTGGGCCGCATGCGCTACCTCGCGGTCTGCTCGCCCGGGTTTTTCGCGCGCTATTTCGCCGACGGCGTTACGCGCGACAGCCTGCGGCGCACGCCGTGCGTCGACTTCAATCCGAAAGATCAGTTGCAAAGGCGCTTCATGCGACGCATCACGCGCGCGGAGCTCGATCCGCCGCTGCACTGGATTCCGCACGTCGCCGGTTTTTTGCGCGCGTGCGCGACGAGCCTCGGCTGGGGCATGTGCCCCGAGCGGATGATCGCCGGGCATCTGCAGCGCGGCGAACTGGTGGAGATCGCGCCGGGCAAGCCTATCGACGTCGATCTGTACTGGCAGAGCTGGCGTCTGTCGATCGGCTGGCTGGACGATTTCAGCGCGATGCTCAGAAAGCGGGCGGCAGAGTTTCTGGATTGA
- a CDS encoding LysE/ArgO family amino acid transporter: MNWLSFSHGAALCASLIVTIGAQNAFVLRQGIVRSHVGKIVLLCTLSDFILIGAGVGGAAVLMERYPRFVHAMLYVGLAYLAWFGISALRRAVRPGHAVLDGSAGACAGEAPPAQRALPIVLMTLAFTWLNPHVYLDTFLLIGTAGAREPQGARVAFALGAMTVSAVWFVGLGYGARVLAPLFRRATAWRVLDGAIGSMVLLLAFTQLR, from the coding sequence ATGAACTGGTTGTCTTTTTCCCACGGCGCGGCGCTGTGCGCGTCGCTGATCGTCACGATCGGCGCGCAGAACGCGTTCGTGCTGCGGCAAGGGATCGTGCGCTCGCACGTCGGCAAGATCGTGCTGTTGTGCACGCTATCGGATTTCATTCTGATCGGCGCGGGCGTCGGCGGTGCCGCGGTGCTGATGGAGCGTTACCCGCGCTTCGTGCACGCGATGCTCTATGTCGGGCTCGCGTATCTCGCCTGGTTCGGCATCAGCGCGCTGCGCCGCGCCGTGCGGCCGGGACACGCGGTGCTCGATGGCTCGGCGGGCGCCTGCGCCGGTGAAGCGCCGCCCGCGCAACGCGCGCTGCCGATCGTGCTGATGACGCTTGCGTTCACGTGGCTCAATCCGCACGTCTATCTGGACACGTTCCTGCTGATCGGCACAGCCGGCGCGCGCGAGCCGCAAGGCGCGCGGGTCGCCTTCGCGCTCGGCGCGATGACGGTCAGCGCCGTGTGGTTCGTCGGCCTCGGCTATGGGGCGCGCGTGCTCGCGCCGCTGTTTCGCCGCGCAACGGCGTGGCGTGTACTGGATGGCGCGATCGGCAGCATGGTGTTGCTGCTCGCGTTCACGCAGTTGCGATGA
- a CDS encoding MFS transporter, which produces MTVRTLVTARSLRALDWLNFFVANVQTGFGPFIASYLASHKWTQGEIGMVLSVGTISAMVSQVPGGAAVDALRNKKAAAAWAIGAIILSAMLLGISPTVLPVIAAEVFHGFASCMLTPALAAISFALVGRANLGDRLGRNARWASIGSAVAAGLMGLFGEYYSPRAVFFLTAGLAVPALIALAMIQRTDTIQLPQAAPTPEQLERRESLRALLRDRRMLLFAACIVLFHLSNAAMLNLAAGEVTAGMGDNVQLVIAACIIVPQAIVAMMSPWVGRSAERWGRRPILLLGFSALPVRALLFAGISSPYLLVPVQMLDGLSAAVFGVMLPLIAADVAGDKGRYNLCIGLFGLAAGIGATLSTTAAGFVADHFGNAVSFFCLAAAGALAVLLVWAAMPETRDAAATSNGDGNGAAVAGRGKSAAR; this is translated from the coding sequence ATGACGGTCCGCACTCTGGTCACGGCGCGAAGTCTGCGCGCGCTCGATTGGCTCAACTTCTTCGTCGCCAACGTGCAGACGGGCTTCGGGCCGTTCATCGCGTCGTACCTCGCGTCGCATAAGTGGACCCAGGGCGAGATCGGCATGGTGCTGTCGGTCGGCACGATCAGCGCGATGGTCAGCCAGGTGCCCGGCGGCGCCGCGGTCGACGCGTTGCGCAACAAGAAGGCCGCGGCGGCGTGGGCGATCGGCGCGATCATCCTGAGCGCGATGCTGCTCGGGATCAGTCCGACCGTGCTGCCGGTGATCGCCGCCGAGGTGTTCCACGGCTTCGCGAGCTGCATGCTGACCCCGGCGCTCGCGGCGATCTCGTTCGCGCTCGTGGGCCGCGCCAATCTCGGCGACCGGCTCGGGCGCAATGCGCGCTGGGCGTCGATCGGCAGCGCGGTCGCGGCCGGCCTGATGGGTCTGTTCGGCGAGTACTACTCGCCGCGCGCGGTGTTCTTTCTGACCGCGGGCCTCGCGGTTCCCGCACTGATCGCGCTCGCGATGATCCAGCGCACCGATACGATCCAACTGCCGCAAGCGGCGCCGACACCCGAGCAGCTCGAGCGGCGCGAAAGCCTGCGCGCGCTGCTGCGCGACCGGCGCATGCTGCTGTTCGCCGCCTGCATCGTGCTGTTCCATCTGTCGAACGCGGCGATGCTGAACCTGGCCGCAGGCGAAGTGACGGCCGGCATGGGCGACAACGTGCAGCTCGTGATCGCGGCGTGCATCATCGTGCCCCAGGCGATCGTCGCGATGATGTCGCCGTGGGTCGGGCGCTCGGCCGAACGCTGGGGCCGCCGGCCGATCCTGCTGCTCGGCTTCTCCGCGCTGCCGGTCCGCGCGCTGCTGTTCGCCGGCATCAGCAGCCCTTATCTGCTCGTGCCGGTGCAGATGCTCGACGGCCTGAGCGCCGCGGTGTTCGGCGTGATGCTGCCGCTGATCGCCGCCGACGTCGCCGGCGACAAGGGCCGCTACAACCTCTGTATCGGCCTGTTCGGGCTCGCGGCCGGCATCGGCGCGACGCTGAGCACGACGGCGGCGGGCTTCGTCGCCGATCATTTCGGCAATGCGGTGAGCTTCTTCTGTCTCGCGGCGGCCGGTGCGCTCGCGGTGCTGCTGGTGTGGGCGGCGATGCCCGAGACGCGTGATGCGGCGGCAACCAGTAACGGCGATGGTAATGGCGCGGCGGTGGCCGGTCGGGGGAAGTCGGCAGCGAGGTGA
- a CDS encoding (R)-mandelonitrile lyase — MELKRAGSQPSKKGPEEWFTGTVRLDPLNAPPPPARVSCASVTFEPGARTHWHTHPLGQTLIVTAGCGWTQCEGEPRVEIRAGDVIWCPPSHKHWHGATSTTAMTHIAIQEALDGKNVEWLEKVTDEQYLGSGDRSGRGRGHGQDV, encoded by the coding sequence ATGGAATTGAAACGTGCGGGCTCGCAGCCCTCGAAGAAAGGTCCTGAAGAATGGTTTACGGGTACGGTGCGGCTCGACCCGCTGAACGCCCCGCCCCCGCCGGCGCGCGTTTCGTGTGCAAGCGTCACGTTCGAACCCGGCGCGCGGACCCACTGGCACACCCATCCGCTTGGTCAAACCTTGATCGTTACGGCCGGCTGTGGCTGGACCCAATGCGAAGGCGAGCCGCGCGTCGAAATCCGTGCCGGCGACGTGATCTGGTGTCCGCCGAGCCACAAGCACTGGCATGGCGCAACCTCGACGACCGCGATGACGCATATCGCCATTCAGGAAGCGCTCGACGGCAAGAACGTCGAATGGCTGGAAAAGGTCACGGACGAGCAGTATCTCGGCAGCGGCGACCGATCAGGACGTGGCCGCGGGCATGGCCAAGACGTATGA
- the bcsQ gene encoding cellulose biosynthesis protein BcsQ codes for MKTIAIVSTAGGTGRTTLTAALAVLLARRGRQVVALDFDPQNMLGAQLGIDGLAATGVSQALLDAQTAWHGYTWRNADGVLFVPYGAVSAAQSAQCDARLGAAPRWLADALAELDLPRDGVVLIDTARYPSQQAEHALRCADLALCVTPPEPAACATLIARLAALRGACAHLRIVVNRLNPARDMQRDVLAMLGAALDDNLPLAQRVHVDAAMPESFARGTWLFDDAPHSQASHDLQGLANWLDAWLTEAAAPLDRPDGAS; via the coding sequence ATGAAAACGATCGCCATTGTCTCCACCGCGGGTGGCACCGGCCGCACCACCTTGACCGCCGCGCTTGCGGTATTGCTCGCGCGCCGCGGCCGCCAGGTCGTCGCGCTCGACTTCGATCCGCAGAACATGCTCGGCGCGCAGCTCGGCATCGACGGTCTCGCGGCGACCGGTGTGTCGCAAGCGCTGCTCGATGCGCAGACCGCGTGGCATGGGTACACCTGGCGCAATGCGGACGGCGTGCTGTTCGTGCCGTACGGCGCGGTGTCCGCCGCGCAAAGCGCGCAGTGCGACGCACGCCTTGGCGCCGCTCCGCGCTGGCTCGCCGACGCGCTCGCCGAGCTCGATCTGCCGCGCGATGGCGTCGTGCTGATCGACACCGCGCGCTATCCGTCGCAGCAGGCCGAGCATGCGCTGCGTTGCGCCGACCTCGCGCTATGCGTGACGCCACCCGAGCCGGCCGCCTGCGCGACGCTGATCGCGCGACTCGCGGCGCTGCGCGGCGCATGCGCGCATCTGCGGATCGTCGTGAACCGGCTAAACCCCGCGCGCGACATGCAGCGCGACGTGCTCGCGATGCTCGGCGCGGCGCTCGACGATAACCTGCCGCTCGCGCAGCGCGTGCATGTCGATGCCGCGATGCCCGAGTCGTTCGCGCGCGGCACCTGGCTATTCGACGACGCCCCGCATTCGCAGGCCTCACACGACCTGCAGGGGCTCGCGAATTGGCTCGACGCGTGGCTCACCGAGGCCGCCGCGCCGCTCGATCGGCCGGACGGCGCGTCATGA